One Actinomyces marmotae DNA window includes the following coding sequences:
- a CDS encoding glycosyltransferase family 2 protein: MSSATVAVVVTYEPGPLGGLLKALAPQCDAVLVVDNGSAAPGLERAREACAAHGARLIELGENLGIAAAQNRGIAAARAQGARYVLLSDQDSIPSPTMVAQLLEAIDEDPRIAAVGPLPAEEREGADELVYVDRGWSPKRATKAELSRPRLEAAFLIASGCLVRVSALEEIGPMREDLFIDHVDLEWGVRARRSGWRLVAVPAARLAHSLGDEVVRLPGREQPIHVHAPIRNYYILRNTLALVGRGSPLPARWRVRYSYWAAKYALFNAALPDRRAERHRMLRRGLADGLRGRLGPYASRHPNR; this comes from the coding sequence ATGAGCAGCGCCACGGTCGCCGTCGTCGTCACCTATGAGCCCGGGCCCCTGGGAGGCCTCCTGAAGGCGCTCGCCCCCCAGTGCGACGCCGTTCTCGTGGTTGATAACGGATCCGCCGCTCCCGGGTTGGAGCGGGCGCGCGAGGCCTGCGCGGCCCATGGCGCCAGGCTCATCGAGCTGGGCGAGAACCTGGGGATCGCCGCCGCGCAGAACCGGGGCATCGCGGCCGCTCGGGCCCAGGGCGCCCGGTACGTGCTGCTGTCGGACCAGGACTCGATCCCCTCGCCCACCATGGTGGCCCAGCTGCTTGAAGCGATCGATGAGGACCCGCGGATCGCCGCCGTCGGGCCGCTGCCGGCCGAGGAGCGCGAGGGCGCCGATGAACTCGTCTACGTGGACCGGGGCTGGAGCCCCAAGCGCGCCACCAAGGCCGAGCTGTCCCGGCCCAGGCTGGAGGCCGCCTTCCTCATCGCCTCGGGCTGCCTGGTGCGCGTCAGCGCGCTGGAGGAGATCGGGCCGATGCGCGAGGACCTGTTCATCGACCATGTGGACCTGGAGTGGGGAGTGCGGGCCCGGCGCTCGGGATGGCGGCTCGTCGCGGTGCCGGCGGCCCGGCTCGCCCACTCGCTGGGCGATGAGGTGGTTCGCCTGCCGGGGCGGGAGCAACCGATCCACGTGCACGCCCCGATCCGCAACTACTACATCCTGCGGAACACCCTCGCGCTGGTGGGCCGTGGCTCGCCGCTGCCGGCGCGCTGGCGCGTCCGCTACTCCTACTGGGCGGCGAAGTACGCGCTGTTCAACGCCGCCCTGCCGGATCGACGCGCCGAGCGCCACCGGATGCTGCGCCGGGGCCTGGCCGATGGCCTGCGCGGCCGCCTGGGCCCCTACGCCTCCCGCCACCCCAACCGCTGA